CGGACGGCTTCTCCTACGGCTGCGGTTACTACTGGGCGGGAGCCGACGTGTGCGCCGGACTGCGGCGGCTCGTGCTCGACGACGACCCGGTGTTCGAGGCGGCGGCGAAGGCGTTCGAGGGGCAGAAGGTCTTCTCCTTCGGGGGCGAGACCTACAAGAAACCGCACTACCCGGACGAGCCGGAGCGCAAGCGCATCTGGCTTGAGAAACGCAACTACTTTTTCTACCGCGACTGCGGCAAAGACGTTATGTTTTCGCCCGACCTTTCGCGGATACTCGCGCGCGATTTCCCGCTGCTCGCGCCGGTATACAAGCTGCTGCTGAAGGCGGAAACGCCGCGCGCCGAGGCGCATTCCGCGCGCCCCGAGTTCGAATTTTAGGAGGAGCATATGGATATTCTCGAAATTATGGAACAGCGCCATTCCGTGCGCAAATATCTCGACAAACCGCTCACGGCGGAGCAGATCGAAACGCTCGAAGCGGAGATAAACGCCTGCAATTCCGAAGGCGGCCTGCGCATCGCGCTCGTGACGGACGAGCCGAAGGCGCTCGGCGGCTTCAAGGGAAAAATCAGCAGCTTCCGCAACGCCGTCAACTATTTCGCTATGGTCGGGCCGGACGATGCGCTGATTGACGAAAAGTGCGGCTGGTACGGCGAACGCCTCGTGCTGAAGGCGCAGGAGCTCGGGCTGAACACCTGCTGGATCGCGGGCTCCTACAGCGGCGGCTGCCGCGCCCTCGCGGGCGAAGGAGAACGCCTGAGCTGTATTATCAGCATCGGCTTCGGCGAAACGCAGGGCGTTCCGCATAAGAACAAGCCGGAGGAACCGCGCTTCACCGTCGAAGGCGAAGAGCCGGAGTGGTTTGACCGCGGCAGGCGCGCCGTTATGCTCGCGCCTACCGCGATAAATCAGCAGAAGTTCCGCTTCACCCTCCGCGGCGGCGAGCTTTACGCCGAAGAGACCGGCGGCTTCTACTCGAATATAGACCTCGGCATCGTGAAATATCACTTCTTCGCCGCGACCGGCGTCGACTGCCGCAGGTGGAACGAATAAAAACGTATGAAAAAACGACCCCCGTATCCGCGGATACGGGGGTTTTCATTTTTATCACGGCGTTCGCGAGAACATTCGCTTTATCCACGCGCGCAGCGGAGCGTTCTCCGGCTTCTTCAGCTGCGGGTCGTCCTCGAAGGTCTTTTTCGCGCAGGCGAGCGTGTCGTAAAAGACGTTCATATCGCGCTCGAGGTCGGCGATCTCGAACTCGGGCAGACCGTGCTGGCGCTTGCCGATGAGGTCGCCCGGGCCGCGCAGCTCGAGGTCCTTTTCGGCGATCTTGAAGCCGTCGGAGCTCTTCGCCATGAACTGCAGGCGCTCGGCGGCGGACTCCGCGTCAGAGATCAGCACGCAGTAGGAATCCCACCTGCCGCGCCCGATGCGCCCGCGCAGCTGATGAAGCTGCGAGAGGCCGTAGCGCTCGGCGTTTTCGATCACCATGACGTTGGCGTTCGGCACGTCCACGCCGACCTCGATAACGGTGGTGGAGATGAGTATCGAGATATTGCCCTCGGAAAACGCCTTCATCGTCGCGTCCTTCTCGCGCGGCGGCATCTTGCCGTAGACGAGCCCGACGGAATAGCCGCGGAAGACTCCCTGCGCGAGCTGCTCGTAATACTGCTTCGCGGAGGCGGCGTCCACCTCCTCGTTTTCCTCTACGAGCGGGCAGACGAGGTACGCCTGCCGCCCCTCGTCGACGTTCTTCTTGATGAAATTAAAAATGCGCGTGCGGTAGGTGCCGTCGACGGCGTAGGTCGAGATCTTTCCGCGTCCGCGGGGGAGGGAATCGAGCACGGAGATGTCGAGGTCGCCGTACATTATCAGCGCGAGCGTGCGGGGGATCGGCGTCGCGGACATTATAAGCACGTGCGGCGAACGGCTCTTTTCCGCGAGCGCGGCGCGCTGGCGCACGCCGAAGCGGTGCTGTTCGTCGGTGATCGCGAGCCCGAGCGAACGGAAGACGGTGTCGTCGGTAATTACGGCGTGGGTGCTGACGAGCATATCGACGGAGCCCTCCGCGAGCCGCGCCTTTATATCGCGCTTCTTCGCGGCGGGAGTGCTTCCGGTCAGGAGCTCGACGGATACGCCGAGCGGCTCGAAGAAGCCGAGCAGCGTCCTGTAATGCTGGGTCGCGAGTATCTCGGTCGGCGCCATCAGCACCGACTGGTATCCGTTCCCGCGCGCGAAGTACATCGCCGCGGCGGCTACGGCGGTCTTGCCGCTGCCGACGTCGCCCTGAAGCAGACGCTGCATCGGGCGGCTGCCCTGCATATCGGCGGTAATCTCCGCGACGGCGCGCTTCTGCGCGTCGGTCAGTTCAAAGGGGAGGGAGCGCGTGAAGGGGGTTATGTCGGTCTCGCCCATCGGCGTGCCGGTCAGCCCGCGGTTGCGCCCCTTGATGAGCTGCAGGCCGAGCTGGAAGAGGTAGAGCTCCTCGAATACGAAGCGGCGGCGCGCGACCGAAACGTCGTTGTAATCTTTCGGGAAGTGTATGGCGCGGTAGCATTTCGCCGCGGGCGCGAGTC
Above is a genomic segment from Clostridia bacterium containing:
- the recG gene encoding ATP-dependent DNA helicase RecG, which produces MERFDLNKPIKQVRGVGEARAKLFAKLGINTALDLLRHFPRAYEDLNEIKFIRDLRENDDALIRARVVVPAAGRYIRKDMTVFTAVAADDTGRIKITIFNRKYTAESLEYGKEFLFKGKVEFDRGALSMSSPEVLPVTKAGGMRALYSLTGGLTHNIVSNCVKNVLDAVGDGIEDLLPSDVRAENGLAPAAKCYRAIHFPKDYNDVSVARRRFVFEELYLFQLGLQLIKGRNRGLTGTPMGETDITPFTRSLPFELTDAQKRAVAEITADMQGSRPMQRLLQGDVGSGKTAVAAAAMYFARGNGYQSVLMAPTEILATQHYRTLLGFFEPLGVSVELLTGSTPAAKKRDIKARLAEGSVDMLVSTHAVITDDTVFRSLGLAITDEQHRFGVRQRAALAEKSRSPHVLIMSATPIPRTLALIMYGDLDISVLDSLPRGRGKISTYAVDGTYRTRIFNFIKKNVDEGRQAYLVCPLVEENEEVDAASAKQYYEQLAQGVFRGYSVGLVYGKMPPREKDATMKAFSEGNISILISTTVIEVGVDVPNANVMVIENAERYGLSQLHQLRGRIGRGRWDSYCVLISDAESAAERLQFMAKSSDGFKIAEKDLELRGPGDLIGKRQHGLPEFEIADLERDMNVFYDTLACAKKTFEDDPQLKKPENAPLRAWIKRMFSRTP
- a CDS encoding DUF2461 domain-containing protein produces the protein MPISQKSLDFLAENRFRNSKKWYDEHRAEYLEYVVEPLAAIVCDLSETMRAIDDRIVCLPKVGGSISRLRRDTRYSNDKSLYRQNVWLYFGRKDASRVEHPAFYADISPDGFSYGCGYYWAGADVCAGLRRLVLDDDPVFEAAAKAFEGQKVFSFGGETYKKPHYPDEPERKRIWLEKRNYFFYRDCGKDVMFSPDLSRILARDFPLLAPVYKLLLKAETPRAEAHSARPEFEF
- a CDS encoding nitroreductase encodes the protein MDILEIMEQRHSVRKYLDKPLTAEQIETLEAEINACNSEGGLRIALVTDEPKALGGFKGKISSFRNAVNYFAMVGPDDALIDEKCGWYGERLVLKAQELGLNTCWIAGSYSGGCRALAGEGERLSCIISIGFGETQGVPHKNKPEEPRFTVEGEEPEWFDRGRRAVMLAPTAINQQKFRFTLRGGELYAEETGGFYSNIDLGIVKYHFFAATGVDCRRWNE